The Pontibacillus halophilus JSM 076056 = DSM 19796 genome includes a region encoding these proteins:
- a CDS encoding OsmC family protein, with protein sequence MAKHHFHLNAEWPGGRNTVGRIEADKLKTEISIPKEMDGPDVGTNPDEMLLGAAATCYIITLGAMIERAELPLHEMGMTSEGIVDVTNGRFNYDEIIHRPTVTLKEDATEEQLDKLQALVEKAEKTCMISRAIEGNVKLTLEPTLGVLPPSE encoded by the coding sequence ATGGCAAAGCATCACTTCCATTTAAATGCTGAATGGCCAGGTGGCCGTAACACTGTTGGCCGCATTGAAGCTGATAAACTGAAAACAGAAATCTCTATACCTAAAGAGATGGACGGACCAGACGTCGGTACGAATCCCGATGAAATGTTACTAGGTGCTGCGGCGACGTGCTACATCATTACACTTGGTGCGATGATTGAACGGGCTGAACTGCCGCTTCACGAAATGGGCATGACGTCTGAAGGCATTGTGGATGTAACGAACGGTCGTTTCAATTACGATGAGATCATCCACCGTCCAACTGTTACATTGAAAGAAGATGCGACAGAGGAACAGCTGGACAAGCTCCAGGCACTCGTTGAGAAAGCGGAGAAAACGTGTATGATTTCTCGCGCTATTGAAGGAAACGTGAAGCTCACGTTAGAGCCGACGTTAGGTGTTCTACCTCCATCTGAATAA
- a CDS encoding cytochrome d ubiquinol oxidase subunit II, which translates to MQESTIAVTILWSFLFIYSMLGSLDFGAGFWGMIYGKNAKTTAARLANRFLSPTWEVTNVFLVLMVVSLYSFFPFAASLLATLLLVPVGLGVILLTIRTTFMVFAEKVNRFQRTFTVISGLTGVLIPALLISILPITLGGFIDDSGDFPQLMFGKLFTSTTVYMHILFGLSTEFFLSALFLSDYAIEANDKKAHNTYRKLSIWLGPLTLILAVLTTITMNEEASWIVENIQENMYGFLMSFIFFLIGYTLLFVKRPNGERGYTRLAMISIILQYAFAIYAYGAAHMPYLVYPYLTIEDGFTNPATFYQIMIAFSIGMAILIPGFILFWRLFLKDKRYLEQE; encoded by the coding sequence ATGCAAGAGTCTACAATTGCCGTTACAATCCTATGGAGCTTCTTATTTATTTACTCCATGCTCGGCTCCCTTGACTTCGGAGCAGGGTTCTGGGGAATGATTTATGGAAAGAACGCTAAAACAACCGCAGCTCGACTTGCGAACCGCTTTCTATCACCTACGTGGGAAGTTACCAATGTATTCCTTGTCTTAATGGTCGTATCGTTGTACAGTTTCTTCCCGTTTGCTGCATCCTTGTTGGCCACGTTACTTCTCGTTCCTGTTGGATTAGGTGTCATTCTATTAACCATTCGAACGACGTTTATGGTGTTTGCGGAGAAGGTCAATCGTTTCCAACGAACCTTTACAGTCATATCTGGACTAACAGGTGTGTTAATTCCAGCGCTATTGATTTCAATCTTACCGATCACGCTTGGTGGATTTATTGACGATAGCGGAGATTTTCCTCAGCTCATGTTCGGCAAGCTCTTCACATCAACGACAGTGTATATGCACATCCTGTTCGGATTGAGCACAGAATTCTTCTTGTCCGCACTGTTTCTAAGTGACTATGCAATTGAGGCAAATGACAAGAAAGCTCACAATACCTATCGGAAGCTTTCCATATGGCTTGGCCCGTTGACGTTAATCTTAGCCGTGCTAACAACCATTACCATGAATGAGGAAGCCTCATGGATTGTTGAGAACATCCAAGAGAACATGTACGGATTTCTCATGTCCTTCATCTTCTTCCTGATTGGATACACCCTGCTCTTTGTCAAACGTCCAAACGGAGAAAGGGGCTATACGAGACTTGCGATGATTTCAATCATCTTACAATATGCATTCGCGATTTATGCATACGGCGCAGCTCATATGCCTTACCTCGTCTATCCGTACTTGACAATAGAGGATGGATTCACGAACCCAGCGACGTTCTACCAAATCATGATTGCTTTCTCGATTGGAATGGCTATCCTCATACCTGGATTCATTCTATTCTGGCGTCTCTTCTTGAAAGACAAGCGTTACTTAGAGCAAGAATAA
- the ribD gene encoding bifunctional diaminohydroxyphosphoribosylaminopyrimidine deaminase/5-amino-6-(5-phosphoribosylamino)uracil reductase RibD, whose protein sequence is MDDQHYMKLAIEMARATKGQTSPNPSVGAVVVKDNEVLGMGAHLKAGEAHAEVHALTMAGDKAKGATIYVTLEPCSHYGKTPPCAELVIQSGIKRAVVANQDPNPQVSGRGIRLLEEAGIEVAVGVCEAEAATLNPFFYHSMRTGTPYVTLKTAMSMDGKIATATGESQWITSEEARLDVHRYRHKHDAILVGVNTVLSDNPSLTTRLPGGGKHPIRVVLDTHLRTPLSSSLIQNPEAPTWIITGSQVESALMRPFADYPHVQIVPLTTHTIEIKELLTVLGERDVTSLFVEGGGTIHDAFVRAKAVQEVVQYIAPILIGGKEALTPVEGTGIGHLSEALRLTITEFKQIGPDLKVIMKPEEWRE, encoded by the coding sequence ATGGACGATCAACATTATATGAAGCTAGCGATTGAAATGGCTCGTGCGACTAAAGGGCAGACATCGCCGAACCCATCTGTCGGAGCAGTCGTCGTAAAGGACAATGAAGTTCTCGGTATGGGTGCCCATCTTAAAGCTGGCGAGGCTCATGCTGAGGTACATGCATTGACCATGGCTGGTGACAAGGCGAAGGGTGCGACGATTTATGTGACACTTGAACCGTGCAGCCACTATGGGAAGACGCCGCCGTGCGCAGAGCTTGTCATTCAATCAGGTATTAAACGAGCGGTTGTAGCTAATCAGGACCCGAATCCACAGGTAAGCGGGAGAGGCATTCGCTTATTGGAGGAAGCTGGCATTGAAGTAGCGGTCGGCGTGTGTGAGGCTGAAGCAGCTACCTTGAATCCCTTCTTCTATCATTCTATGAGAACGGGAACGCCTTACGTAACCCTCAAAACGGCAATGTCCATGGACGGGAAGATTGCAACAGCCACAGGAGAAAGTCAATGGATTACGAGCGAAGAGGCTCGCCTTGATGTCCATCGTTATCGACACAAGCATGATGCCATTCTTGTTGGAGTGAATACGGTTCTTTCTGACAATCCAAGCCTGACGACGAGACTCCCAGGAGGCGGGAAGCATCCAATTCGTGTTGTGCTAGATACCCATTTACGCACACCACTCTCATCTTCTCTCATACAAAACCCCGAAGCACCAACTTGGATTATCACAGGAAGCCAAGTTGAATCAGCATTGATGCGCCCCTTTGCTGATTACCCCCATGTTCAAATTGTACCTTTAACTACCCATACGATTGAAATTAAAGAACTGCTTACCGTGTTAGGTGAGCGAGACGTCACCTCCTTGTTTGTTGAAGGCGGAGGAACGATTCACGATGCTTTCGTGCGAGCGAAGGCGGTTCAGGAAGTCGTTCAGTATATTGCGCCTATCTTAATTGGAGGGAAGGAAGCATTGACGCCGGTGGAAGGAACAGGTATTGGGCATCTTTCTGAAGCGTTACGACTTACGATTACAGAGTTTAAGCAAATTGGACCCGACTTAAAGGTCATTATGAAACCGGAAGAGTGGAGGGAATAA
- a CDS encoding MFS transporter — protein MKFKDLHRNVQIRICMQFLTGFTMGAVFPYLAIYFAGRVGEVMTGLMLMAVVLSGLVGGLVGGFISDQIGRKQLMVWSEFGVGMVFIVIAFLNSPWYSETYGTFGLLLLSMLFGGVLGPTSQAMVLDVTTSENRRYVFTLMYWVNNVSMALAGMLGAFLFANYLFQLFLAVAALSILSAWITSRFIIETYKRPEQSKGKEKTSIWNNYKPVFQNKTFLAFLGAGVLIFALEEQLTNYLAVRFSEVMSAEPLLPFGNGGIGVDGTLMLGILRTENTVLVVFIATFVTWMVRKWENKSILIVGITIYTIGYAVFTLTHTPWLLMVMMLLVTLGELMYYPVAQSMLGDLPPDDAKSSYMAVYEFTFYSATFVAGVGIMLGSVIPSFGMGILYVLFGATGLFLYLHVNEKLKEKETLPKAVQEPTQTSNSS, from the coding sequence GTGAAATTCAAAGATTTACATCGAAACGTACAAATTCGAATCTGCATGCAGTTTTTAACTGGCTTCACAATGGGGGCTGTCTTTCCATATTTGGCTATTTATTTCGCAGGACGAGTGGGGGAAGTGATGACCGGCCTCATGCTAATGGCAGTCGTCTTGAGTGGTTTGGTAGGGGGCCTTGTAGGCGGATTTATATCTGACCAGATTGGGCGAAAGCAACTAATGGTATGGTCAGAGTTTGGGGTTGGAATGGTTTTCATAGTTATTGCATTCCTCAATTCCCCATGGTATAGCGAGACGTACGGAACATTTGGGCTGTTGCTCTTGTCCATGTTGTTTGGAGGTGTGTTAGGTCCAACTTCTCAAGCTATGGTATTAGATGTCACAACATCTGAGAATCGTCGCTATGTGTTCACACTCATGTACTGGGTCAACAATGTCTCCATGGCGCTTGCTGGCATGCTAGGCGCCTTTCTATTCGCAAATTATTTATTTCAGCTGTTCTTAGCGGTAGCAGCCTTATCGATCTTGTCAGCTTGGATCACGTCTCGCTTTATTATCGAAACGTACAAACGACCCGAACAAAGTAAGGGGAAGGAAAAGACGTCTATTTGGAACAATTACAAACCCGTCTTTCAAAATAAAACATTTCTCGCCTTTCTTGGAGCTGGAGTGTTGATCTTCGCGTTAGAGGAACAATTGACGAATTATCTCGCAGTTCGGTTCTCCGAAGTGATGAGCGCAGAACCTTTACTCCCATTCGGGAATGGGGGCATAGGAGTAGATGGGACACTGATGCTAGGTATCTTACGTACTGAAAATACGGTCCTTGTCGTGTTCATCGCTACGTTCGTGACATGGATGGTTCGTAAATGGGAGAACAAGTCCATCTTAATTGTTGGCATTACAATTTATACGATTGGTTATGCGGTGTTCACCTTAACGCATACACCATGGCTGTTAATGGTTATGATGCTCTTAGTCACACTTGGCGAACTGATGTATTATCCAGTCGCTCAAAGCATGTTAGGCGATTTACCTCCTGACGATGCGAAAAGTTCCTATATGGCGGTGTACGAATTTACATTCTATAGTGCCACGTTCGTGGCTGGAGTTGGGATTATGCTAGGCAGTGTGATTCCAAGCTTTGGCATGGGGATCCTCTATGTGCTCTTTGGAGCTACAGGTCTCTTCTTGTACCTACACGTAAATGAGAAATTGAAAGAGAAAGAGACGCTCCCCAAGGCGGTCCAAGAACCCACACAAACGTCTAACTCTTCATAA
- a CDS encoding phospho-sugar mutase, which yields MDWKTTYEKWYNHPKLDADMKVELEKIGTNESELEDSFYQNLAFGTGGLRGVMGPGTNRMNTYTVRKAVAGLAAYIENHVEHYQSRGVAVGYDSRYNSREFAIEAARVLGAKGIQTYVFESLRPTPYLSFAVRYLHAAAGIMITASHNPPEYNGFKVYNDLGGQTPPEQADKIYHQIEAIEDEIEIDTITREQAEADGKLVWIGDTVDKAYLQKLATITKNEEAIKQHAKDVKVVFTPLHGTAHLPVKEGLEQLGFNQVYVVKEQAEPDPEFSTVASPNPEEHQAFEHAIQLGEEVDADMLIGTDPDADRLGVAVRNGQGEFEVLTGNQLGALMLDYILSQADELPEDGRMIKTIVTSELGRAIADYYHIPTIETLTGFKFIGEKIQEFYDQGEGTFLFGYEESYGYLVGDFVRDKDAVQAAMLSAEMAAYWKGEGKSLHEALHSLFDRFGYYLEGLESTTLKGKDGSEKIQSLMNHFRSTQYEQIGEFEVATVEDYEAQTKRNQASGSVKEINLPKADVIKFHLADGSWCCLRPSGTEPKIKCYFGVNTPSVEESEKKLKSLKEAFMNEMNKVLYQEK from the coding sequence ATGGATTGGAAGACTACTTATGAGAAATGGTACAATCATCCGAAGCTTGATGCGGACATGAAGGTAGAGTTAGAGAAAATTGGGACTAACGAATCGGAGCTTGAGGATTCGTTCTATCAGAACTTGGCTTTCGGTACGGGTGGATTACGAGGGGTAATGGGTCCAGGTACGAACCGAATGAATACGTACACCGTTCGAAAAGCGGTAGCCGGATTAGCGGCATACATAGAAAACCATGTAGAACACTACCAGTCGCGTGGAGTAGCGGTTGGGTATGATTCACGCTATAACTCGAGGGAGTTTGCGATTGAAGCAGCTAGAGTGCTTGGAGCAAAGGGAATTCAGACCTATGTGTTCGAATCTCTTCGTCCTACGCCATATCTATCGTTTGCTGTACGCTATCTTCACGCAGCGGCTGGAATTATGATTACAGCAAGTCACAACCCTCCTGAATACAATGGATTTAAAGTATATAATGACCTGGGTGGACAGACGCCCCCAGAACAGGCAGATAAAATCTATCATCAAATAGAAGCAATTGAAGATGAGATCGAGATTGATACGATTACGAGAGAGCAAGCAGAAGCGGATGGAAAGCTCGTATGGATTGGAGACACAGTCGACAAGGCGTACTTACAGAAGTTGGCGACGATTACAAAGAACGAAGAAGCCATTAAGCAACATGCGAAAGATGTGAAGGTGGTCTTCACTCCGCTTCACGGTACGGCACATCTCCCAGTTAAAGAAGGGCTTGAACAGCTAGGCTTTAATCAGGTATACGTAGTGAAGGAACAGGCGGAGCCAGACCCTGAATTCAGTACAGTAGCATCTCCAAATCCCGAAGAACACCAAGCTTTCGAACATGCCATTCAGCTTGGGGAAGAAGTTGATGCGGACATGTTAATTGGGACAGACCCAGATGCGGACCGTTTGGGTGTTGCTGTACGCAACGGCCAAGGCGAATTTGAGGTGCTGACAGGGAATCAATTAGGTGCGCTTATGCTTGATTATATTCTCTCACAAGCAGATGAACTCCCTGAGGACGGACGCATGATTAAGACGATTGTAACGTCTGAATTAGGACGAGCCATTGCAGATTACTACCATATCCCTACGATTGAGACGCTTACAGGATTTAAGTTCATTGGTGAGAAAATACAAGAATTCTATGACCAAGGTGAAGGAACCTTCCTATTTGGTTACGAAGAAAGTTATGGTTATCTAGTTGGCGACTTTGTCCGTGATAAGGATGCTGTACAAGCGGCTATGTTATCAGCTGAGATGGCTGCTTACTGGAAAGGGGAAGGGAAGTCCTTGCATGAGGCGCTTCATTCTTTATTTGACCGCTTCGGGTATTATTTGGAAGGCCTTGAGTCTACGACGCTGAAAGGAAAAGACGGGTCAGAGAAGATTCAATCCTTAATGAACCACTTCCGTTCTACTCAGTATGAGCAGATTGGAGAGTTTGAAGTGGCTACGGTTGAAGACTACGAGGCGCAGACGAAACGTAATCAAGCTTCTGGTTCAGTTAAAGAGATTAACCTTCCGAAAGCAGACGTCATTAAGTTCCATTTGGCTGATGGAAGCTGGTGTTGTTTACGTCCATCTGGAACAGAGCCTAAGATAAAATGCTATTTCGGTGTCAATACGCCTTCAGTTGAAGAGAGCGAGAAGAAATTGAAGTCATTGAAAGAAGCATTTATGAACGAAATGAACAAAGTGCTTTATCAAGAAAAATAA
- a CDS encoding phytoene desaturase family protein, whose product MEHYDTLIVGAGFGGLSAGAVLAKAGYKVGVLEASNELGGSAGKFDRFGYRFQAGATVGMGFEEGGVLQQLFQHLELTPPPMRRMDTIMNIYLPDETIHYYRDAHKWFTEAGRVFPTKQAQVQRFFHEVFSVGRKLDSILTDLPVFPPSRPRDWANLLKYVNYRNVTLLPYFTSTVADRLKKYHLDRDERFMTFLNGQLMDSVQTTADQCPAFLGYAALQTFHKGAYAVEGGLASIAEKLGAFIEEQGGAVHKRRPALTIERQGSGFRIKSRRERTYEAERIILNHSLHNFHSTVSPELAKASNIPKETGQENTWGAFMMYFGVKDEFRDDVLYHQIVQDQNLPLSEGNQFLLSFSAKDDLTMAPIGKRSVTVSTHTKADPWWNQEHYEERKSHYEEVVMNGIQKHFPQFTELIDVRMPGTPVTFERFTSRHKGQVGGYAPTGKWSWLNSQSVYTGIPKMYVCGDTVFPGAGTLGTSLSGWLAAEELMKS is encoded by the coding sequence ATGGAGCACTATGACACCCTCATTGTTGGAGCCGGTTTCGGAGGACTGAGTGCAGGAGCTGTCTTGGCGAAGGCCGGTTACAAGGTCGGGGTACTCGAAGCCTCGAATGAACTTGGTGGTTCAGCAGGGAAATTTGACCGATTTGGCTATCGATTTCAAGCTGGCGCTACAGTAGGCATGGGCTTTGAAGAAGGTGGCGTCCTTCAACAATTATTTCAACACCTCGAACTCACCCCTCCACCTATGCGACGGATGGATACGATTATGAACATCTACCTGCCAGATGAAACCATTCATTACTACCGAGATGCGCATAAATGGTTTACAGAGGCAGGCAGAGTGTTTCCTACTAAACAAGCACAAGTACAACGCTTCTTCCATGAGGTGTTTAGCGTTGGTCGAAAACTCGATAGCATCTTAACAGACCTTCCTGTATTTCCACCGAGTCGTCCAAGAGACTGGGCGAATTTGCTAAAATACGTGAACTACCGAAACGTAACGTTACTCCCCTATTTCACGTCGACGGTAGCAGACCGGTTAAAGAAATACCATCTTGATCGAGATGAACGATTCATGACCTTCCTGAATGGACAGCTAATGGACAGTGTACAAACGACCGCTGACCAGTGCCCAGCATTTCTCGGTTATGCAGCCCTCCAAACGTTCCATAAAGGCGCTTATGCCGTTGAAGGCGGGTTAGCATCCATCGCAGAGAAGCTAGGAGCATTCATTGAGGAACAAGGAGGTGCCGTTCACAAACGTAGACCTGCTCTAACCATTGAGCGTCAAGGCTCAGGGTTCCGTATAAAGAGTCGCCGGGAGCGAACGTATGAGGCAGAACGAATCATCTTAAATCATTCCCTGCACAACTTTCATTCTACAGTTTCTCCTGAGTTGGCGAAGGCCTCGAATATCCCGAAAGAAACTGGTCAGGAGAATACATGGGGAGCGTTTATGATGTATTTCGGCGTGAAGGATGAGTTCCGAGATGATGTTCTCTACCATCAAATCGTGCAGGATCAAAATCTGCCATTAAGTGAAGGGAATCAATTTCTACTTTCCTTCTCAGCGAAAGACGACCTGACTATGGCCCCTATCGGGAAACGCTCTGTCACCGTATCCACCCATACAAAGGCAGACCCTTGGTGGAATCAAGAGCATTATGAAGAACGGAAGTCACACTATGAAGAAGTGGTGATGAACGGAATACAGAAGCACTTCCCACAGTTTACGGAGTTAATTGATGTGCGCATGCCAGGTACTCCTGTCACCTTTGAGCGTTTTACTTCTAGACACAAAGGTCAAGTAGGTGGTTATGCGCCAACAGGAAAGTGGAGCTGGCTAAATAGCCAGTCCGTCTATACTGGTATCCCCAAGATGTATGTATGTGGAGATACGGTCTTCCCTGGAGCAGGTACGTTAGGTACTTCGCTGTCAGGATGGCTCGCAGCTGAAGAACTTATGAAGAGTTAG
- a CDS encoding SE1561 family protein produces the protein MGKSVQDKASQLRYVQNRVQMLHEVVATYDAESVDVEDLERFLTMMSELEIKINRFKQDWEEGR, from the coding sequence ATGGGGAAATCAGTCCAAGATAAAGCTTCTCAACTACGATATGTCCAAAACCGCGTTCAAATGCTACACGAAGTAGTCGCTACTTATGATGCAGAGAGCGTAGACGTAGAAGATTTAGAACGCTTTCTTACGATGATGAGTGAGCTAGAGATTAAGATTAACCGCTTTAAACAAGATTGGGAAGAGGGGCGATAA
- a CDS encoding putative bifunctional diguanylate cyclase/phosphodiesterase yields the protein MDEIYGSYHYGILALTIGISLFGSYIALDISQHLVKTRTGTKGVWMLIGSLVMALTVWAFHYISLAALRMPAPIHYSWPLTFFSIVPMMVASWTVFYSVTRDRLRWIILSTVVIGAGVSSMVLLGLKAVHIEGVHVEFDYELLFFTFIYSMLASWLVLYIYKRVQLKFHIQYKVLYSLVLVILSIGIHYLGVKSLSFYDIQGVTEDIKRAPGNETLLIITVVVVLMIMLTIVVLFGRVESRSSLQMAYYDHLTSLPNRRYFIKVNEEEVERAKKQQECLACVLIDVDHFKWVNDTFGYEAGDEFLRQVAKRIQNYLQPHQRLARLDGNRFGVLTHSKLCAEELEGYLCGLQIQFQSIPFEYERFQFKSTISIGASVLSFEKRVEDNLIMQAEQALHYAKVHGRNNVQVYNQTLHDRARENLILSHLQHALEKDEFLLHYQPKMDVVYGVPYQAEVLLRWNNSELGSVSPAEFIPIAERNGLIVEITEWVIAKALQQLQEWKQLHIPLSNLAINISPVHFQYGHVYSMMKKLLMEYDVQPESIELEITETSVMKDIEEAVRTLEMLRDLGVRIALDDFGTGLSSLNYLQRLPIDTLKIDRSFIQEIEQDRKKQSIVKSIIQLAKDLGFSVTAEGVETEKQVELLVELGCDNLQGFYYYKPMCSESVERQLIVATA from the coding sequence TTGGATGAGATCTATGGTAGTTATCATTACGGGATATTAGCCTTAACCATAGGGATATCTTTGTTTGGCTCCTACATAGCCCTCGACATATCTCAACATTTAGTAAAAACACGGACAGGGACAAAGGGCGTATGGATGTTAATTGGATCCCTTGTGATGGCACTTACTGTCTGGGCCTTTCACTATATTTCATTAGCTGCATTACGGATGCCTGCACCCATCCATTATAGCTGGCCGTTAACCTTCTTCTCTATCGTCCCAATGATGGTAGCTTCTTGGACTGTTTTCTATAGTGTTACGAGAGATCGTCTAAGGTGGATTATCCTTTCAACGGTTGTTATCGGAGCTGGAGTTAGTTCCATGGTTCTCTTAGGGCTTAAGGCGGTTCATATTGAAGGAGTACATGTAGAATTTGATTATGAGTTGCTGTTCTTCACATTTATCTATTCTATGCTTGCCTCATGGCTTGTCTTATACATTTATAAGCGTGTTCAATTGAAATTCCATATTCAATATAAAGTTCTTTATTCGCTTGTATTAGTCATCCTCTCAATTGGCATACATTATTTAGGAGTTAAGTCGCTTAGCTTCTACGATATTCAAGGAGTTACAGAAGATATAAAGAGGGCGCCTGGTAATGAGACATTGCTTATTATTACTGTAGTCGTTGTGCTCATGATTATGCTGACGATTGTAGTCCTCTTTGGACGGGTTGAATCTAGAAGCTCTCTCCAAATGGCTTATTACGACCATTTAACTTCGCTGCCAAATCGACGTTACTTTATTAAAGTGAATGAGGAAGAGGTGGAACGGGCTAAGAAGCAACAAGAGTGCCTTGCTTGTGTGCTCATCGATGTAGACCATTTTAAGTGGGTGAACGACACGTTTGGATACGAGGCGGGGGATGAATTTCTAAGACAGGTGGCAAAGCGAATTCAGAACTACTTGCAACCACATCAACGATTGGCTCGCTTAGACGGAAATCGCTTCGGTGTTCTCACACATTCTAAACTATGTGCCGAAGAGTTAGAAGGCTATTTATGTGGCTTGCAAATTCAGTTTCAGTCTATCCCATTTGAATACGAACGTTTTCAATTTAAGTCGACAATATCTATAGGAGCAAGTGTCTTATCCTTTGAGAAACGGGTGGAGGACAATTTAATTATGCAGGCTGAACAAGCACTTCATTATGCCAAAGTTCATGGTAGAAATAACGTACAGGTGTATAATCAGACGTTGCATGACCGTGCGAGAGAGAACTTAATTCTGTCTCACTTGCAACATGCTTTGGAGAAAGACGAATTCCTTCTTCATTACCAACCGAAGATGGATGTTGTCTATGGAGTTCCTTACCAAGCCGAAGTGTTGCTAAGGTGGAACAATTCCGAGCTTGGGTCTGTATCTCCTGCTGAATTTATCCCGATTGCAGAACGAAACGGATTGATTGTGGAGATTACAGAATGGGTGATTGCAAAGGCACTTCAACAACTACAAGAGTGGAAACAGCTTCATATACCACTATCAAATTTAGCGATTAATATCTCTCCTGTTCATTTTCAATATGGCCACGTATACTCCATGATGAAGAAGTTACTAATGGAATACGATGTTCAGCCAGAATCCATTGAATTAGAGATAACAGAAACATCGGTGATGAAAGATATTGAGGAAGCCGTTCGAACGCTTGAGATGTTAAGAGATTTAGGTGTACGAATTGCACTAGACGATTTTGGTACGGGCCTTTCCTCGCTGAACTATTTACAGCGATTACCTATTGATACATTGAAGATTGATCGGTCGTTCATCCAAGAAATTGAACAAGACCGTAAAAAGCAATCAATTGTGAAGTCAATTATCCAACTAGCTAAAGATTTAGGATTTAGTGTGACGGCTGAAGGGGTAGAGACAGAGAAACAAGTGGAGCTGCTCGTTGAGTTAGGTTGCGACAACTTACAAGGGTTCTATTACTACAAGCCTATGTGCTCTGAATCAGTGGAGCGCCAGCTCATCGTTGCAACTGCATAA
- a CDS encoding cytochrome ubiquinol oxidase subunit I, with protein MDAVVLARILFGSTLGFHIIYATLGVGIPLIVIIAEVLYAIKKDKDYALLSKRLVKGFAILLAGAIATGTIVAVLLNLLWPAYMEIVGQVIALPFQIEIYAFLIEALFMSMYLYAADRMPNWLRILSIIFVAFGALASAILITDAHSWMNTPSGFEMTVNGEVINVDPWKAFFNPSFGVTAVHVAVSAYMTVAFIIGSIAAFKLLKKNISSRERTYHRKSLTIALYVGAIMSLSTAINGHETAQMLHEYMPRKLAGAEGLFETTKYAPLSIGGFTSREEEEVLYAIEVPYALSFLAGDRFDTEVLGLNEFPEELWPPLYIHTLFNVMVGIGSLLIVLSFFAIFLRWIRKKELPGWMLALLVGAGPLAMIGIETGWCFSCIGRQPWTINDVLKTHEAATQANHVGVMLFLFLGLYFILAVATVVVLISYFKRQPLDEEMV; from the coding sequence GTGGATGCGGTCGTACTCGCTCGAATCTTATTCGGTTCCACTTTAGGGTTTCACATTATCTATGCCACACTCGGCGTAGGAATTCCGCTTATCGTCATTATCGCAGAAGTCCTCTACGCTATTAAGAAAGATAAAGATTACGCACTGCTCTCTAAGCGTCTCGTTAAAGGGTTCGCCATCCTTTTGGCAGGCGCGATTGCAACAGGAACCATTGTAGCCGTGCTATTAAATCTTTTATGGCCTGCATACATGGAAATTGTCGGTCAAGTTATTGCACTTCCGTTCCAAATTGAGATTTATGCCTTCTTAATTGAGGCCTTGTTCATGTCGATGTACTTATACGCAGCAGACCGTATGCCAAACTGGCTACGAATTCTAAGCATCATCTTTGTTGCGTTTGGAGCTTTGGCGTCTGCCATCTTAATTACGGATGCACATAGTTGGATGAACACTCCATCTGGATTTGAAATGACGGTAAATGGTGAAGTCATTAACGTCGATCCATGGAAGGCGTTCTTTAATCCAAGCTTCGGTGTGACTGCTGTTCACGTAGCTGTATCGGCGTATATGACAGTCGCCTTTATCATTGGCTCTATTGCAGCATTCAAATTACTTAAGAAGAATATCAGCTCTCGTGAACGTACGTATCACCGGAAGAGCCTAACGATTGCTCTTTATGTTGGAGCGATTATGTCTCTTTCTACTGCGATTAATGGACACGAGACAGCTCAAATGCTTCACGAATACATGCCACGTAAATTAGCAGGAGCAGAAGGCTTATTTGAAACCACTAAATATGCACCGTTATCTATAGGTGGGTTCACAAGTCGTGAAGAAGAGGAAGTCTTATATGCAATTGAAGTGCCATACGCACTCAGCTTCTTAGCTGGGGACAGGTTCGATACGGAGGTACTTGGGCTTAATGAGTTTCCAGAGGAATTATGGCCTCCACTTTACATCCATACCCTCTTTAACGTCATGGTAGGGATTGGGAGCTTGCTTATTGTGTTGTCGTTCTTCGCTATCTTCTTAAGGTGGATTCGAAAGAAAGAATTGCCTGGGTGGATGCTCGCACTTCTCGTAGGAGCAGGGCCACTCGCCATGATTGGCATTGAGACCGGCTGGTGCTTTAGCTGTATCGGTCGACAACCGTGGACCATTAATGACGTATTAAAGACACACGAAGCGGCTACTCAAGCGAATCATGTCGGAGTCATGCTTTTCTTGTTCCTCGGTCTATATTTCATACTTGCCGTCGCAACAGTTGTCGTTTTAATCAGTTATTTCAAACGACAACCGCTCGATGAGGAAATGGTTTAA